In Spiroplasma chinense, the DNA window TCTTTTGTTTTGGAAGGAGTAAGAGTTATGAGAAAAGTAAATATAATTTTATTTGAACCTGAAATTGCAGATAATGTTGGTGCTATTATGAGAACTTGTGCACTAACTGATGCAAAGTTACATTTAATTGAACCTTTTGGTTTTATTTTTGATAAGAGAAATTTTGCAAGAAGTAGTGCAAACAACTTTGAAGGTTGTGAATATGTTAGATATGATGATTGAGAAGATTTTGAACTAAAAAATCCAAATGCAAATATATTCTTTATGACAAGATATGGAAAAAAACCAATAAGTGATTTTAAATTTACAGAAATTAACGATGAAATATATATTATGTTTGGAAAAGAATCAACAGGTATCCCAAAAGAATTATTAAAAGATAATTTAGATAAATGTTTTAGAATACCAATGGTTGCCACTGGTAGAAGTTTGAACATAGCAAATAGTGTTGGTATTTCAACTTATGAAGTATTAAGACAATGAGATTACTTAGAATTAAGTAAAGTAGAAGTAGAAAAAGGAAGCGATTATTTAGAAAAGGAATAATTACTATATAATAGTTTTTGAGAGGTAAAAGAAAATGAAATTTAGCGACTTTGGATTTAAAAAATTTATAAATGATGCACTTAATGATATTGGTTTTGAAAAACCAACAAGTATCCAGGAAAAGGTTATTCCTTTATTAAAAAAACATAGAACAGTGATTGCACAATCACATACAGGAACTGGAAAAACTCACGCGTTTCTTTTACCAATACTTAATAACTTAGATTATTCATCTAATAAAGTGCAATGTTTAATAATTACTCCAACTAGAGAATTAGCAAGACAAATTTTTGCAAATATTAAAGAACTTATAAAATACAATGAGCAAGCAACTTGTGCATTGTATGTCGGTGGAGATGATATTGAAAAACATCAAGATGGTTTAAAAAATAAACAACCAATGATAGTTGTGGGAACTCCAACTAGACTTAGAGGTTTATATGAACAAAATTACTTGCAATTAACAACAGCAAATCATGTTGTTATTGATGAATGTGATATGATTTTTGAACTAGGATTTATCGATGATATTGATCTTATGCTTTCAAAAATGTCTAAAACAACCAACATTAGTTTATTTTCGGCAACTATTAATAATGGTTTAAAACCATTTTTAACTAAGTACTTATCTAACTCTATTTTTATCGAGAATTTAGACAAAAAACCAAGTAGTAAAAATATTGAACATATTCTTGTATGAACAAAAAATAGAGAAAACAAAGATATTTTAAAATTAATAGTAGATTCAATTAATCCTTATGTTGCTATGATTTTTGTTAATAGAAAAAATCAAATAAAAGAAGTAATTGGGTGATTAAATGAATTTGGTGTTAGAAATATTGGAGAACTACATGGTGATTTAGACCCAAGACAAAGAACAAATATGCAAAAAAGAATTCAAAATATGGAATTCAAATGAATTGTTGCATCAGATGTTGCTTCTAGAGGGATTGATATTGATGGAGTAAGTCATGTTATTTCAATCGATTTACCACAAGAATTAGATTACTACATCCATAGAAGTGGACGTACTGGTAGAAATCAATATTCTGGACAAAGTTATGTTTTATTTAATTCAAACAATCAACATCAAATTGATACATTAAAATCTCAAGGTGTTGAGTTTTCAAATAAGAAATTGGTAGGTAACCAATTAGTTGATGTTGTTCAAAAAGAAAAAATCAAAAAAGTTAACCCAAATAATCCGGCAGCCGTTGAAGAGGCTAAAATCTTAAATAGATATAAGAAAAAACCAATTAAACCAGGTTATAAAAAGAAAAGAAAAGCTGAAATTGATAAAGTTAAAAAAGATATTAGAAGAAAACATATTAAAGAATCAATTGCAAAAATTAAAAAAGAAAAATACAAAAAAAGAAGAGAAGAACTATTTGATTAGACAAGAAATTTTTAAAATTATAGGAATGAGATAGTAAAAATGAAGTTTTTAGAAATTATTACAATATATAGCGAGTTTAAATGATGATTGGAGTTCATTGTTTCATTGGTAATTGGGGGTGCCACAATTGCTGTTGCGATTATTTTGGGCAAAAAGACTTTAAAATTACAAAAAGAAGCAAACGATATTCAAAAAGCAGCTAGTTTTAAAAGTTCTAAAGATCTAGCAGAAAACTATAATGTAGTGTCTCACGATATTAGCAACTCAGTTGCTAATAGTGAAGAAAAAATAAAAAAAGATTTCAATTTTATAAAGGATAACATTTCTCAAATAACTACAAAAATTGCAATTAGTAATAATAGAATTAAAAGTAAAAATTTAAATAAAAGTTTTGTCTATAAAAAGAATAAAAAGTAAAATTGAGTTATAATAAAGAAAAGGTAAGGTGTTAATATGAAACTACCTATTAATGAAAAAGAAGATAAAAAAATCTATTCTAGAGCTAAAAAAACAGCTAAAATACTTTCTAAAAATGAACGTTTTATTTTTAATTTCTTAAAACCTCTTTTACTGTCTTATATGGAAAATACACAATTATTTTTTAATAAAAACTTAAGTAAGATAGAAGAAATAAAAAATAAATTATCAATGAATTTAAATGATAATAAGATGTTTGAAAAACTAAAGGATGAATTATCTATTATTCAAAAATTGGATTTTTTAATTAGAATTGTTGATGGTTTTGATTTTGAGAATAAAGAAATAAGAGTAGAATTCCTAAGCAATGAATTTTCAATTGTAAAAAATGACGAAGAAAAAGAGTTTAATGAACAATTGAACGAAACAACAAAATATTTTGAAGATTTACATATAGAAGAAGAAAAGAAAATCATTTCTTTTAGTGACCTTTATGAAATAGGTAATTTTATTTTGAGTTTTGTTTTAACAGAGGCATGAAGGATCAATTTTTTAGAAAATTTCATAATCAAAGATATTAAAGAAGACGTAATGAATAAAGTTATGAAAAATGAAGAGGAAGCTTTTTTAAATATAGCTATGAATTCTAAAAATAATCAAAATTTTGAGAAAAACAACTATTAAAATCAGAGACATCTAGACTCTGATTTTTTTAATTATTATGATAAAAAATTAACTCTATTTTTATAATAAAAGTAGAGTTTTGATTTATTAGAATTGATAATTAATGTAAAATATTATAGATATTTTATTTTTTATAAATAAAACAAACATAGTCATAAGGGGAAATAAAAATGGATATTACAGAAAGAATTAAGAAATTAATAGAAGCTATTTCATACCAAGTTTATGAAAAAGAAACAATCTTTAAACTAGCAATGCTAGCTTTATTAGGGGAAGAGTCAATATTTTTACTTGGAAAACCAGGGATTGCCAAATCACTTATCTCACGTAGGTTAAAATTTGCAATTAAAAATGGATCAAATTTTGAATATTTGATGTCAAAATTCTCAACACCTGAAGAAATTTATGGACCAATTGATTTACGTCTTTTAAAAGAAGGGAAATACGTTAGGGTTGTTGATGGTTATTTACCATCAGCTAACGTTGGTTTCTTGGATGAGATTTGAAAAGCTGGACCAAGTATTCAAAATACACTTCTAACAATTATTAACGAAAAAATCTTTAGAAATGGTGGAAAAGATATTAAAGTTCCATTGAAACTTTTAATTTCAGCTTCCAATGAGTTACCTGCAGAAGGTGAAGGACTAGAAGCTTTATTTGACCGTTTCATTATTAGATATATTGCTAAAGGTTTAGTAAAAGAAGATAACTTTGAACAATTACTTGATGGAGAATCAAGTTTAGATGTTGAAGTTGATCCAAGACTTCAAATAAGTGTTGAAGAACTTGAAGCTTGAAAGAAACAATCAAAACAAGTTAGAATGAGTAGAAAAACATTAGACTTTATTCATTACTTTAGAAAAAAAATGACTCTTGATACAAATGGAGAAGCATATATTTCTGACCGTAGATGAAAGAAAATTGCAGGTCTTATGAAAACTAGTGCATTTTACAATGGAAGAGCAACAACAGATATCCCTGATCTTTTTGTAATTCCTTTCTGTATTTGAGATAACGAAGATGAAGAAGAAGCATATACACAAATTTTCTATAAAGCATTTTTAGAACAATTTGGTTTAGAGTGAAGAAATGAGAAAAACAACTTACTTTCTCAACTAGATTCTATGAATGCTCAAATCGGTCAAGTTGAAGCTCAATACTTAAGATTAACTCCTTATGATTCACCATTTAGAGGTGCTCTAAAAGGAACACATTACTTAATAAACTTTACTGATGGTGGAGATGATTACAAAGTTTGTTTCATTGCTGCATCAGATTGAAACAAAATTAGTGCATTACCAAGTGAAAGTTTTGAAATAGATTTACACTTTGGTCCAAACTTAAACAAGTATGTTGGAACTCAAAAAATGGAGGTTAAAGGTTACAAATCAGATCAAATCTTATTTGTAAAAGAAAACAAAAAATACCAAGTACAAAATGATAATCCAGCAGAATTTAATAATCAAATGGTTAACTTGAGTCAACAAGTAACTGAAATTGAAAAACAAGTAAAAGAAGTTAGTGCAAAAATGTTTAAAGAATACAAAAAATATACAAACATGAATTGTGTATTCTTTGACGAAGTTTATGATGAAAAAATAGCTGAAGCTTTTGATACAGTTTCTAAAAAGAAAAAAGAACGTCAAGAAGCTTTAGAACAAGAAAATAGCGAATTTGAAATGGAATTAGACTAATTTAAAATAAAGAGAAGGTGATTATTATGGAATTTGATCTAGAACAACCAATGAATGAGATCAAAAAAGAAATTGAACGTCTTAGACAAAGAGATCTGCATAATAATGATTTTCTTGTTTTTAAAAAAGACCATGAATATGCAGCAGAACAATTAGATGACAAAATCAATAATTTTTATAGTGCATCTCACATGTCAACAATTAGTCAAGTAAAATTACCAGAACCAATCAGAAAAGAAATTATTTATTATAACTATATTTCTGATAATTTTGATGAAGTAGACTTTGCACAAAAGTTAAATCTAATACAAGGTAAATTAATTGAATTTGACTCTCCATTCTCTACATATATCGATACAATGAAGTGAAAACTTGAAAATGGATATATAGAATTGAAGGGAAGAGATTGATTGACTGAATTCTTTAGAACATGAACTTTTATGTTAACTAAAAGAATCATTGACTATAGAATGAAAACTGTTGAAGATTTAAGATATAACTATTTAGTTGAAATTTATTCAATTATAAAAAATTATGGTAAGTATGCAAAAATCTATAAAACTATGTATGATGTTTTTGGGAAAATTGCAAACATAGAAGATGAATTAAAAAATCAAAACATCGAGTCAATTGCTAGATTTGCAGACTTCCTATATAAAGATCCAAGTATTTTAAGAATTGCAGAAATGCTTGGAAGACTTAATGGAGAAGATGATTTGATGGAAGTAAATATTACTGAACAAATCACAACTTATCCTACACAAGTTAAGTTACCTTACAACCCTGAAGAGTTGGTTGGGGTAACAATGTCAAAAGATATTGAAAGATTACTTCCAATGGAACTTGCAAATCTTTTTGACCCGGAACTTGAAATCATATTTTATAAAAAATATGTTGAATCTCAATTACAAGCATTTCTTTTTGAATCAAATGAAACAATAATTGAACACGAAATTGAAGAAGTTGAATATGAAGCTCCAATTCCTTTAGAACAAGGTAAATTTATTATTTGTATTGATACATCTAGTTCTATGGAAGGGGCAGGAGAGTATATTGCAAAAACTTTAGCAATTGCTGTTGCTAAAGTTGCTCTAAAAGAAGGAAGAGATTTAGTAATTTATAACTTTGCCAATCAACATGTTGATGAATTTAACATTTTAGGTAGAACTGTAAACATCCAAAAAATGTTAGACTTCTTGGCAAAGTCATTCTATGGAAGAACTAATTCAAAACCAGCTTTCCAAAAAGTTATTGATAAAATGAATTCAGAAGATTACAAAAGAGCAGACTTGTTAATGATTTCTGACTTTATGATGGATTCACTTCCAAATTCAACTCGTGTAAAAATTGCTGACTTAAAAGATAACTATAACCGTTTTCACTCTTTAGTTGTTGGAACTATGCCAAACGTTGAAACACAAGATGTGTTTGATAATGTTATGTATTATGATCCAAATGATCCTTATTCAACAACTCAAATTGTAAAATCTTTAAATGAAACTTTAAGAGATTTAAGAGAATTGAAAGATGAAGAAGCAGCTTACAGGGATGAACAAATTGCAGAACTTAACTCAATTAGAAGTAGAAAACAAATGAGAGAAGTTCATAAAGATAGTCCTAAGTTCAAGAAACTTGAAAAAGCAAAACAAAAAGCAAAAGAACTTGAAGAGAAAAAACAAAAACTATATGGTTCAAATTAGAGAAGAGAGAATACTTGTATGGAAATAAGAGAAAAAGCAAATTTACTTATGATATATTTTGCTAAAGATGAAGAAATAATGACTTCAATTCAAAATGTAATTCGTGAGTATATGATAATTGATGCCAGAGTTTTTGGTCATGGTTACTTTAAAAGAATGGAGTATGGTATCTTGAGCAAATCAGATCCAATATTCTTTTCAAAATACTTGGTTGAAAAGTTAGTGACTGTTACAAACATTCAAGGGATAATTGAAAATAGAGAACTATCAGTTATGATAAACTCTGTTGATGAACAAAAAGAAATGCATTCAGGAAAATTATTTACAGCTGTTGCAGAAAATGAAATGATAATTACATTAGACATATTAAAGACCGATTAATAAATTTTACTTAGGTAAAATTTTTTTTTTATTCTGAAATTAATTTTATTAACCCCTATTTTTTACTATTATTTTTAAAATGAAATATA includes these proteins:
- a CDS encoding tRNA (cytidine(34)-2'-O)-methyltransferase produces the protein MRKVNIILFEPEIADNVGAIMRTCALTDAKLHLIEPFGFIFDKRNFARSSANNFEGCEYVRYDDWEDFELKNPNANIFFMTRYGKKPISDFKFTEINDEIYIMFGKESTGIPKELLKDNLDKCFRIPMVATGRSLNIANSVGISTYEVLRQWDYLELSKVEVEKGSDYLEKE
- a CDS encoding DEAD/DEAH box helicase; amino-acid sequence: MKFSDFGFKKFINDALNDIGFEKPTSIQEKVIPLLKKHRTVIAQSHTGTGKTHAFLLPILNNLDYSSNKVQCLIITPTRELARQIFANIKELIKYNEQATCALYVGGDDIEKHQDGLKNKQPMIVVGTPTRLRGLYEQNYLQLTTANHVVIDECDMIFELGFIDDIDLMLSKMSKTTNISLFSATINNGLKPFLTKYLSNSIFIENLDKKPSSKNIEHILVWTKNRENKDILKLIVDSINPYVAMIFVNRKNQIKEVIGWLNEFGVRNIGELHGDLDPRQRTNMQKRIQNMEFKWIVASDVASRGIDIDGVSHVISIDLPQELDYYIHRSGRTGRNQYSGQSYVLFNSNNQHQIDTLKSQGVEFSNKKLVGNQLVDVVQKEKIKKVNPNNPAAVEEAKILNRYKKKPIKPGYKKKRKAEIDKVKKDIRRKHIKESIAKIKKEKYKKRREELFD
- a CDS encoding AAA family ATPase, producing the protein MDITERIKKLIEAISYQVYEKETIFKLAMLALLGEESIFLLGKPGIAKSLISRRLKFAIKNGSNFEYLMSKFSTPEEIYGPIDLRLLKEGKYVRVVDGYLPSANVGFLDEIWKAGPSIQNTLLTIINEKIFRNGGKDIKVPLKLLISASNELPAEGEGLEALFDRFIIRYIAKGLVKEDNFEQLLDGESSLDVEVDPRLQISVEELEAWKKQSKQVRMSRKTLDFIHYFRKKMTLDTNGEAYISDRRWKKIAGLMKTSAFYNGRATTDIPDLFVIPFCIWDNEDEEEAYTQIFYKAFLEQFGLEWRNEKNNLLSQLDSMNAQIGQVEAQYLRLTPYDSPFRGALKGTHYLINFTDGGDDYKVCFIAASDWNKISALPSESFEIDLHFGPNLNKYVGTQKMEVKGYKSDQILFVKENKKYQVQNDNPAEFNNQMVNLSQQVTEIEKQVKEVSAKMFKEYKKYTNMNCVFFDEVYDEKIAEAFDTVSKKKKERQEALEQENSEFEMELD